Genomic window (Rathayibacter sp. VKM Ac-2760):
GACCGGGCGGCGCACCGCCGCCGGGTGAACGTGGGGCAGATCTACTCCACACTCGATCGGCTGCGCGAGCGCGGTCTCGTCTCCGGCGCCGGGGCGACGGAGGACGGGCTCCCCCTGCACGCACTCACCGACGAGGGCCGAGCCGAGGCGCTCGCCTGGCTGAGTGGGGACGGCGCCTCACCCGACGAGGACTGGGACGACGTCCTCGACCGCATCCTCCTCGCCTCGAGCCTCTCCGCCGCCGACCTCGACGCGGTGCTCGAGGCCTACGCGACGACCCTGCCCGGTGAGCAGGAGGTGCCGGGTGAGCAGGAAGTGGTCGACGAGCACCCGCAGCGCCGCCTCGCCGCGCGCGCGGTCCTCGTCCGCGACGACGCTCTGCGCCGGCTCCTCGACGCCGCGCGCGACGAGCTCTCGGGGGGTGACGACGGCACGACCGTGCGCGGCTTCGCGCTCGGGCGACCGCGCCGGGGCCGGCGGGCCGCGGCGAAGGACGATCCGTCGGCGGAGGAGCCGGTCGGCGCCAGGATCCACCGGGACGAGACAGGCGCGGGCGCCGTCGCCTAGGGTGGCCGTATGACCCGTTCGCCCCTCGGCCTCCGCGTGTCCAGCTCCGCGCGCCGACGCCTCGTCGCGGCGGGTGCGGGCACGGTCCTCGTCCTGTGCGCGGCCCTCGCCGCTCCGCTGTCCGCCTCCGCCTACGACCCCGCCGACTACCCGTCCTGGTCGGACGTCGAGGCTGCGAAGTCGAGCGAGAGCGCCACCTCCGCCGAGGTCGACCGGATCACCGCGATCCTCGCCGATCTGCGCGACCAGGCCGCCGCCCTCACCGACGCGGCCATCGCCCGCGCCTCCGAGGCGGACGCCGCTCAGAGCGCGCTCGACGAGGCGACGCAGCGCGTCACCGCCCTGGAGGAGCGTGCGGCCGCCGCCCGGGCCGACGCCGACGCCGCGAAGGAGCAGGCCGGCCGCCTCGCCGCCCAGCTCTACCGCAACGGCGGCACGGACGCGACGCTCAACCTCCTCGTCGGCGGCGAGCAGTCCGATCAGCTGCTCTACCGTCTCGGCACCATGAGTCAGCTGACGCTGCAGACCAGCCGCCTCCAGAGCGACGCCGAGACGACCGAGAACGCCGCGGCCGCCCTCGCCGGCCAGGCCGAGCAGGCGCGCACCGAGCGGCTCTCGCTCGTCAGCGCCGCGAAGGACGCGCTCGCGACCGCCCAGGCCGCGCAGTCCGAGGCCGACGCGAAGGTCGCCGACCAGGAGCAGTACAGCGCCCAGCTCTACGAGCAGCTCGCCTCGCTGAAGAACACCACGGCGGCGCTCGAGCAGGAGTTCGCCACCGGTCAGGAGGCGAAGGCCGCGTTCGAGGAGCAGGAGCGCCAGTCGCGCCTGGCCGCCGAGGCCGAGGCTCGTCGCCAGCAGGCGGCGAAGTCGCCCTCCGCACCCGCACCGGCTGCTCCCGTGAGCAGCGGCGGATCCGGTGGCAGCGGCCCGGTCGAGCTCGGTGACGACGACCAGTCCGGCAAGAACAGCACCGCGAAGACCATCGCCGCGCTCGGCACCTACGCCGGCCGCACCGACGGCATGTCGCCCGCGCAGGCGCAGAACTACGCCCGCTCGGTCGTCGGGAACTACGGCTGGGGCCAGGACCAGGTCGACAGCTGCCTCATCCCGCTGTGGAACGGCGAATCGGGCTGGCGCTGGAACGCGCTGAACCGCTCCTCCGGCGCCTACGGCATCCCGCAGGCCCTGCCCGCCAGCAAGATGGCGACCTCGGGCGCCGACTACCAGACCAATGCGGCGACGCAGGTCGACTGGGGGCTGTCTTACATCAAGAGCGTCTACGGCTCGCCCTGCACGGCCTGGTCGAAGTGGAACTCGCGCTCGCCGCACTGGTACTGAGTCCCGACCGCCGACCCGGATGAGCGCTCACTTCGCCTCGTCGTAGGCGTCGGCGATCGCGACGGTGACCGGGAAGTCGACGTCCTGATCGCCGAAGAGCGCCCGGCCGGCGCGGACGGCGGCCTCGCGGACGATCGCGGCGACCCGCTCGGCCTCCCCCGCGGGCGCGTGCACGATCACCTCGTCGTGCAGGAAGTAGACGAGGTGCGCGGTCCCGCTGCCCTCGGTGCGCAGCCGCGCGCGCAGCTCGCCCATCCAGCACAGCGCCCACTCCGCGGCCGTGCCCTGCACGACGAAGTTGCGGGTGAAGCGCCCCCAGTCGCGAGCGCGCTGGCCCGTCGCCTCCGCATCGCCGGGCGGTGAGCTGCGGCCGAGCCAGGTGGAGACCGGCTCGCCGCGCTCACCGGCGCGGGCCGCCGCCTCGACGTGCGCGACCGAGCGCGGGTAGGCGCGCGCGAGCCTCGGCATCAGGCGCCCCGCCTCGCCGCTGGTCGCCCCGTACATCGCGCCGAGCATCGCGACCTTCGCGCGCGGCCGGTCGGGCACGACGCCCGCATCGACGATGCCCTGGTAGAGGTCCTTGCCGCGACCGGCCGCGGCCATCACGGTGTCGCCCGCCAGCGCGGCGAGGATCCGCGGCTCCAGCTGAGCGGCGTCGGCGACCACGAGCTTCCAGCCGGCGTCGGCGGTGACCGCGGCGCGGATCTGCCGCGGCAGCTGCAGCGCACCGCCGCCCGACGTCGCCCAGCGGCCGGTGACGACCCCGCCGACGACGTACTCGGGGCGGAAGCGCCCCTCGTGCACCCAGGCGTCGAGCCAGGCCCAGCCGTTGGCGGTGAGCAGCCGCGAGAGCTTCTTGTACTCCAGCAGCGGCGCGATCACGGGGTGCTCGATCGACTGCAGCTCCCAGGAGCGCGTCGACTCCACGGCCAGCCCCGCGCGGCGGAGCGCGCGGACGAGATCAGCCGGCGAGTCGGGGTTCAGCTCGGGAGCGCCCAGCTCGCGGCGGACCGCCTCGGCCAGCGCCTCGAGCCGGGCGGGCCGACCGCCGAACTGCGGCCGCGGGCCGAGCAGCTCGGTGAGGACGCGGTCGTGCACGTCCGCCCGCCAGGGCAGCCCGGCCGCCGCGATCTCGCGCGCGATCAGCGCGCCGACGGACTCCGCCGCGAGCAGCAGCCGCAGGCGCCCACCCTCGGCGGCCGAGGCCTGCGCTTCCTCCTGCCGCGCCAGCTCGACCAGCGGGTCCAGCTCGTCCGTCTCGGCGGGCGCCTCCTCGAAGCCGAGGAGCGTGTCACCGGCGGCCGGTGCGGCCGCTCCGCCGTCCCAGGCGTCGGGAGCCGCCAGGGCGAGCGGCGAGCGCGCCGTCTGCTCCGAGCGCCGGAGGATCGCCCGGGCGAGGCGGAGATCGTGGCAACGCGCGACGTGCACGCCCTCGGCCAGGAGCACCGGGTACCAGCGGGCGGTGTCGTCCCAGACCCAGCGCGGCCGGGCCGCCTCGTGCTCGCGGACGAAGGCGGCCAGCTCGGCCGGACCGCGCCCGCCGCCGACCTGGGCGCTCGAGCCGTCCGCGGCGACGGCCCGCCATTCCCCCGTAGGGCCACCGGTGAGCGCGAAGAGCATCCGGCCATTCTCCTCCGCGGCGCCGCGAGCTCGGACGACGGGCTCAGCCGCCGGACTCACGGGGCGGACGTCGCGGCCGGCTTCGTCGCAGGATAGCCGGGGAACGGCTTCTCCTGCGCAGTCAGCGGCTGGTGCGCCCAGAGCGCCGCGGCGATCGTCTCCATCGACCGCGAGTAGCCCACCAGCGTCCGACGGCTCGGCTCCGCCGCCCACGTGACGGCCCGGTACCAGCTCTCGCGGTAGGGACCCATCTCGATCCGGCGGATCAGCCCGATCCGCCCCGTCCGCATCGCGTCCACCATCACCCACTCGTCGGGCCCGCTGCTGCGCAGCATCTGGAGGGGACTCCACTCGATCATCTCGCCTCCTGCCCGGTCGGTCCGCGGCCGTGGCGAGCACGGTCACCGCGGCGTACACTCGCAGACTATCGAACACATGTTCGAACGGCCAGTCGGCATCGGCGGGTCGAGCGGAGCAGGCGGGAGCACCCACGATGGCGGTGATCGACGAGACGGCGCTGGTCGCGACCGACGCGGACGGCGTGCCCGTCGCGCTCGAATGGCGGGGCGGCCGCTACCGCGTGAGCGACCGGCCGACGGTGTGGACGTGCACGAGCGAGTGGTGGGCGCCGCTCGCGGGCTTCCCGCCGACCTTCGGCGACGTGCCGGTCAGCATCGGCGGCTGGCGCTTCCAGGCGACGGATCTCGAGACGGGCGGAGCCTTCGTGCTCGACGTCGTCGCCTCGACCGATCCGTGCTGGAGCGTCGTGCGGTGCTACGAGTGAGGAGCGGCGCCGGCGGTCACTCGCCGACGGTCACTTGCCGTCGGACCAGGGCGCCTTCGTCATGGCGATCAGAGCGGCGGCTCCGGAGACGAGGCCGACACCGGCGATGGCGGCTACGACGAGCCAGAGCACGAGTTCCATAGGCCCAGTCTACCGAGCCCGTCCAGTCCCCGTTCCATCGCCCGGCTCTGCAATAGCGTGGTCCGAATGACCGACTCCCCCACGCGCGCGAGCGTCGGACTGCGCTCGGAGCGCGGCCCGATCCTCCTAGCGCTGATGATCTCGACCGCCCTGGTCGCCCTCGACGCGACGATCCTCTCGACAGCGGTGCCCTCGATCGTGGCGGACCTCGGCGGCTTCGAGCAGTTCCCGTGGCTGTTCTCGGTCTACCTGCTCGCACAGGCGGTCTCCGTCCCCCTCTACGGCAAGCTGTCCGACGTGGTCGGCCGCAAGCCCATCATGCTGATCGGGATCGGACTCTTCCTCCTCGGCTCGCTGCTCTGCGGCCTGGCCTGGAGCATGCCGGCGCTGATCGCCTTCCGCGCCCTCCAGGGCCTGGGCGCCGGAGCGATCCAGCCGATGGGCATCACCATCGCCGGCGACATCTACACGGTCGCCGAGCGCGCGAAGACGCAGGGCTACCTCGCGAGCGTCTGGGGCATCTCCTCGGTCGTCGGCCCCACCCTCGGCGGCGTCCTGTCCGACCTCGGTGCCTGGCGCTGGATCTTCCTGGTCAACATCCCGCTCTGCCTGCTCGCGGCGTTCCTCCTGGTCCGGAGCTTCCGCGAGACCACGCGCGGCGAGCGCACCCCGCTCGACCTCGCCGGCGCCTCGGTCCTCGCGGTCGGCACGGCGCTGCTCATCCTCGGCCTGCTCGAGGGCGGCAACGCCTGGCCGTGGCTGTCGCCGGCGGGAGTCGGCGTGTTCGTGGTCGCCGCGCTCGCCTTCGCCGGCTTCGTGGCCATCGAGCGTCGGGCGGTGGCGCCGGTGCTGCCGCTCTGGGTGCTCACCCGGCGGGTCCTGGTCTCGACCAGCCTCGTCTCGGTCACCGTCGGCGCGATCACGCTCGGCGTCACGTCCTACTTCCCGACCTTCGCGCAGGGCGTGCTCGGCAGCTCCGCGCTCGGAGCCGGCTTCGCGGTCGCCGCGATGACGCTCGGCTGGCCGGTCGCGGCGAGCCTCTCCGGGCGGCTGTACCTGCGGATCGGCTTCCGGCGCACCGCCTTCATCGGAGCCTCGCTGGTGACGGTCGGCACCGGGCTGACCATCCTCCTCGGCGCCTCGTCGAGCCTCTGGGAGATCGCGGGCTTCTGCGTGCTGATCGGCGCGGGGATGGGCCTGGTCGCGACGCCGACCCTCATCCGCGCGCAGGCGAGCGTGGAGTGGAACGAGCGCGGCGTGGTCTCGTCGACGAACTTCTTCGCCCGCAACATCGGCAGCGCCGTGGCGGTCGCGGTCTTCGGCGCGATCGTCAACGCGCAGGCGGGCGGCGGCGACCCCACGCCCGAGGGCCTCGCGGCCGGCACCCGCTTCGTCTGCATCGCGCTGACGGTGCTCGCGGTCGGGATGCTCTTCGCGGTCCGAGCGATGCCGAAGGACGCGCCGCGACCGGCCGACGCTCCCGCGACGTCCCCGGCGGAGTCCTAGCGCAGACCGCGGCGAGCGGCCGCGACGGTCCGCAGCCGCTCCAGGTGCCGGCGCCGGGTGCGGTGGATCCAGCGCTGCACGGGGTCGCCGAGTCCGGGGTGCCGCCGGAGAGTGTGCAGGGCCCGGTCGAGGCGCCGCACCATGTCGGCGGGGGCGCCGAACGGTCGCGCCGAGATGCCGACCTCGAGGTGGCGGTCGTAGACGATGCGGTGGCGCAGCCCCAGGTGCACGCTGATCTCGACGTCGTCGTGCACGTACGGGTCGTCGCGATGCATCTCCTCGGCGATCTCCGCCCACGCGGAGCGGCGGACGGCGCAGTTCGAGCCGAAGAGCGGCCAGTTCGCAAGGGCTGATCCCATCAGCACGAAGTACGCGTCCATATAGACGATCCGCGCGAGCACCTGCGCGACCGGCCCGAGCTCGACGAAGCGGCCGGGACCGGTGACGGCGCCCACCGCAGGGTCGGCGAAGTGCGCCGCGATCCGGGCGAGCCAGTGCCGGTCGGGCTGCGAGTCCGCGTCCAGGCGCGCGAGCACGTCGCCGTGCGCCTCGTCGAAGCCGTGGGCGGTGCTGGCGGGGATGCCGCTGCCGCCGTGCACGATCACCCTCGCCCCCGCCGCGCGGGCGATGTCCGCGCTGTCGTCGGTGCTGCCGTCGTCGACGACGACGATCTCGAAGGGGGTGAGGGTCTGCTCGGCGAGGAGGGCGAGCAGCCGCTCGAGATGCCGGGCGTCGTCCTTGACGGGGACGACGACCGAGAGGCGTCGGGAGTCCATCAGGACAGTCAACGCGATGCGGGCCCGCCCCCGCACGTCCGCCACGCCCGACGACAGGTCGATCGGCGTGTCGCCAGGGTCGGCGCCCGCCCGCGGAGGATCGTCCCGGGGAGTCCCGCGCGGCCGACAATCGCGCCCGCACGACCGGTATTCTCGAAGAGGCGTTCCGGCGGGCGGAGCGCTCTGGCCGAGGGTGCAGGTGGCGCGCGTGTGGTTCCGCCGTCGACCCAGGTTCAAGATGCAGCCGTACGACCCGGACGAGAACCCGTCGCGCGAGCCCGTGTCGGTCGAGGAGGCCACCGAGGAAGGTCTGCTGCTCGCGCAGTACGCGAGCCGCATGGCCGTGAAGAACCGCGTGCTGATGGACGGACTGGCCGAGGGCGTCCCCTTCGACGTGGGCCACTACTCCGTCATCGCCGCTGCGGAGCTGGAGAAGCTCGCCGGCGAGTCGGAGGCCGCCGCCGAGCGCCTGCGCGCCATCGCCGCGGACGCGACCCTGGTCGGCGGCCGCTCCGACCACGTGCACGACTACCGCTCCGCGGACATCGACAACCTCGACCACCGCGAGCGGCTCTCGCTCGCCGTGGCCGATTCGCTCCGCCACCGCGCGCGGGACGAGCAGTACCTCGCCGCGCTCGTCGACGATGCGCGGCAGGACGCGTGGCGCGAGCTCTCGCAGTCGATCGAGGAGACGCTCGACCGGGCGCCGCGGATCGACGCGGACGACGAGGAGTACCGCCGCGACCGCTCGGTGCGGATGGCGCTCGTCGTCGTCGACGACCTGGCGCAGCTCGCCGCGGAGCGCGGGGTCGTCCTCGAGGAGTGAGGACGGGGGCGTCCGGCCGGAAGGCCGTCCGCCCGGAGGGTCAGGCCCAGCCGGCCCGGAACGACTCGGTCGCCTCGGCCGAGCGCTCGCGCACGGCCTCGAGCAGCTCCGTCATCGACGAGCTGCGGAGGAACGCGAGCCGGTCGAGCTCCGTGACGGGCGCGACGCCGGCGAGCTGCCACGCGTGCGCCGTCGGATCCTCGGCCAGCTCCACGACCGCGCCGTAGCGCTGCTCGACGAACTCGCTCGCGACCGCCAGCGCCGTGCGGACGGCGGACTCGGCCGATCGCAGCAGCTCCTCGTGCTCCGGGGCCCATTCGAGCGGCGGCAGGGTGCGCACCTCAGCCTTCGGATACGGGTCGTCGTCGTACCAGCGGACGACCTCGAAGCGCTCCTCCCCCACCGAGTCGATGGTGACGAACGACTCCGCGCCGTCGATGTTGAGGATCTTCGCCACGGCACCGACCGGGAAGCGCTGATCGCCGCCGCCGACCTCCTGTCCGCGCTCGATCAGGACGACGCCGAAGGAGAGCGATTCGTCCTCGAGCACGTCGCCGAGCATCCGCAGATACCGCGGCTCGAACAGCCGGAGCGGGAGCGGCATGTGCGGCAGCAGCACGGAGCCGAGCGGAAACATCGGGAGGTCAGGCACGAGAACAGCGAACCACGTCGTGCGGAGAGCGGCCACTACGGGCTTCCGGACCGCGGACGTGCTAGCGCCCGACGGCGTCGATATCGGAGGAACACCGTCCGTTAACCAGAAGGGAGGAAGATCCGCCCGTGACCGCTGAAGTGAACCTCGACCAGATCGTCTCCGAAGTGTCCGCGCGCCTGCGCACCCGCTTCCCCGACCGCCCCGCCGACGAGGTGGAGGCGGCCGTCCAGAAGGAGCTCGACTCCCTCGCGGACCGCCCCGTCCAGGACTACCTCTCGGTCCTCACCGAGCGCGCCGCGAAGTCACGCCTGAAGAAGTCCCGCCCGGACGCCTGACGCGCCGCCACTCCTCCACTCCGCAGAAGTCGTCGTACTCGCCGCCCGAGTACGACGACTTCCGCGCACGCGCGGCGGGGTCCGACGGCGAGGTCGCGTCGAGCACGCAGGAGTTGTCGTACTCGGAGTGCGAGTACGACGACTTTCGCGGTCTCGAGGCACGGATCGGCGGCGCGACGAAGAGGGGACGGAAGTAGGGCGTACGGGACTTGAACCCGTGACCGACGGATTATGAGTCCGCTGCTCTGACCGGCTGAGCTAACGCCCCGCGGCGCCCGAGGGAGCGGGGCGGACCGTCAGGAGGCGGCTCGGCCTGCCGGAGCGGACGCTGCGTCGGCGGCCGGATCGGCCACCGGCTCCCCACGATACAGGCTCTCGAAAGTGCTGATCGTGCGGTTGATGTCGTGGGCGGCGACGATGCGGAGCGAGGCGCGCTTGAGCGACTCGAGGCGCTCCGGGTCGGCCGAGAGCACGTCGGTCAGGCGGTCGGCCAGGGCCTGGGCGTTGCCGGGCTCGAAGAGGTGGCCGTTCTCGCCGTCGTGGACGAGGTGCGGGAGCGCCATCGCGTCGGCGGCGACCACGGGGAGGGCCGACGCCATCGCCTCCATGGTCGCGATGCTCTGCAGCTCGGCGATGGAGGGCATCGCGAAGACGGTGGCGCGGGTGTACGCCTCCTTCAGCTCGGCGTCGGAGACGTAGCCGGTGAAGTGGACGCGGTCGGCGATGCCGAGGGTCGACGCGAGCTGCTGCAGGTTGCGCATCTGGTCGCCGCCGCCGACGATCTCGAGCTGCGCGTCGAGGGAGGCGTCGAGCAGCGAGACGGCGCGGAGCAGGACGTCGATGTGCTTCTCGCCGGTGACGCGACCCACGAAGAGGATGCGGTTGGCGGTGCGCGGCGTGAAGTCCGGCGTGTAGTTGTCGGCGTCGATGCCGCAGGAGATGGCGTGCACGCCCTGCAGGCCGGTGTACTTCTCGAGGAACTGGGCCGCCTTGCGGGTCGGCGTGGTGACCGCCTCGGCACGGCCGAAGGTGCGGCGGGCGGCCCGCCAGGCCATCGCCACGGCCTTCGCCTGGGCGGCCTTGGGCAGCAGCGTGAACTCGAGCATGTTCTCGGGCATGAAGTGGTTCGTGCCGATGATGCGGATGCCGCGCTTGGCCGCCTCCTGGCCGAGACCGCGGCCGACGATGACGTGGGACTGGAAGTGCACGACGTCGGGCTTCACCTCGTCGAGGATCCGCGCGCTGTTCTGCCGGATGCGGAACGGCAGCGCGAAGCGCAGCCAGTCGTGCGGGTACCAGCGGAGGCTGAAGAGGCGGTGGACGATGATCCGCTGGCCCTCGTGGCTCTCGACCCGGGTGCCGCTCCAGCCGTCGGCCGACGGGGCGACGACGTGGACCTCGTGGCCGCGCGCCTGCAGGCCGGCGGCGAGGCGCTCGGCGAACTTGGCGGCTCCGTTGACGTCGGGCGCGAAGGTGTCGCAGCCGATCACGACGGTCAGCGGGCGGCGGGCGGCGTCCGCCGGGGCGGACTCACCGGTCGACGACTCGGGTCGTGACGCGTCGCGGGGATCTGACACGGAGTGGGTCCTAACGGTGTCGTGTCGCTCGGAGGAGAGGAGCGATCGGCGTGGGTCGGGCGGGTGCGCGGCGTCTCGAAGCGGTCCCAGTGTAGGTGCGGGGGCCCGCGGATCCCGGGATTTCGCGCCCCGCGTCGGTCGCCTCAGCGGGCCTGCGGGTGGTGCTTCGCGAGGAGGAAGACGCCCCAGATGGCGACCACTCCCGCGGCGATGAAGAGCGGGATCGCCCAGGGCGCCGCGTACTGCGCCTCGCCCAGGACGATGATGCCGATCGCGACGGCGACGAGCGGATCGACGACGGTGAGGCCGGCGACGACGAGGTCCGGCGGTCCGGACGAGTAGGCGTTCTGCACGAAGTAGCCGCCGAGCGCGGTCGCGGCGAGCAGCGCCACGATGCAGACGACCGTCAGCGGGTCGAACTCGCCGTACTTGATCCGGTTGAGCACCACCTTCGCCAGGGTCGCGACGAAGCCGTAGACGACGCCCGCGCCGAGGATGTAGAAGATCGCCCGCGCCTTCTTGCGGAAGACCCGGAACGCGATCACGAAGACGGTGAGCACGACCGCGAGGATCACCAGGATCGTGATCAGCTGCGACGTCTGGATCGACTTGTCGACCGCGTTGAAGGCGGCGACGAGCACGAAGACGCCGACGCCGCCGACGCACAGCATGATCGCCCGGATGGAGGACGTGTTCAGTCGCACCTTGCTCACCCTGGCGTTGACGACCGCGGTGATGACGAGCGCGACGGCGCCGAGCGGCTGGACGACGATGAGCGGCGAGAAGCCGAGGCTGGTCAGCTGGAAGACGATCGCGAGCGCCAGCATCAGCGTGCCGATCACCCAGGACGGTCGCGAGAGCAGCGCGAACAGCTGCCCGCCGCTGAGCCCGCTCGACCCGGAGCGCTTGGAGAACCGCTCGACCTTGACGACCCCCCGGTGCTGGAACTGCGCGCCGAGCGAGAGGAAGACCGCGCCGATCAGCGCGAGCGGGATGCCGATGAACTGCGCGGGATCGAGGGTGAACTGATCCGCCAATTCAGTGAGATCAGTGGGCATGGGGTCGACCCTACCCAGATTCGATCCGCGCATCCTCCGACGCACGGGGGACCTGCGAAGACCAGCGGATGACGGACAGGACGGGCGGATCGGGCGCCCGCGATACCCTGGACGTCATGGCCGTCCTCCCCATCCGCATCGCCGGCGACCCCGTCCTGCACTCCCCCGCCGCCCCCGTCACCGAGTTCGACGACACCCTCCGCACGCTCGTCGCGGACATGTTCGAGACGATGGACACGGCGCCCGGCGTCGGCCTCGCCGGCCCGCAGGTCGGCGTGGCGCTGCGGCTCTTCGTCTACGACTACGAGGCCGACGACGGCACTCCCCGCCGCGGCGTCGCGATCAACCCCGAGCTGTTCGTCACGCCGACGCCGCTCGGCGAGGCGGACGAGGACACCGAGTCCGAGGGCTGCCTGTCCTTCCCCGGCGAGCGGTTCCCGCTGCGGCGCTCCGAGCGCGCGATCCTCCGGGCGGTGGACCTCGACGGCACGCCGTTCGAGATCGAGGCGGAGGGCTGGTTCGCCCGCGTCTTCCAGCACGAGTTCGACCACCTCGACGGCGTCCTCTACACGGACCGCCTCGAGCACGAGTACGCCAAGCCGGTCGCGAAGATCACCCGCAAGCGCGGCTGGGGCGTGCCCGGCGTCTCCTGGACGCCCGGCCTCGAGCACCTCGAGGACTGACCCGCCGACACCCGCTCAGGCCAGGTCGACCCCGTGGACGCCGTTGTGGTGGCGGACCGTGGGGAACGACGCGGTGACGCTGCGGCCGACGCCCGGGGTGCGCTTCTCGACGACGTCTCCGCCGAAGAGGGAGGCGCGCTCGCGCAGCTCGGCGAGGGCCGGGCTGTCGATCCGGTCGGTGAGCGCGTGCAGGTCGGCGTCGAGGGCGCTCGCGTCGGACTCGGCGGCGCCGTGCCGCTCGCGGTCGTCGTCGACCTCGACGCGCAGGCCCGTGGCGGTCCAGCGGGAGGTGATCCGCAGCTCGGTGCCGGTGCCGCCGGTTTCGAGGGCCTCGTCGAAGGCGTACTCGAGCACCCGCATCACGGCGACGTCCGCGCCGTCCTGCAGTGGGAACGGCTCGCCGAACGTCTCCTCCGCGACGACCAGCCCGCGCTCGCGAGCGCTCTTGACGAGGGCGGCGGCACCGCCGGCGGCGGGCAGCGCGCCGGGATCGACGGCGGCGACGGTCGCGATGCGGCGCAGCTGGGCGAGCGACGCCTCGGCGGCGCGCACGGCGCGGACGGCGGAGCGCGAGGCGGCGGCGGTATCGCGCTCGATGGTGACGCGGACGCTCTCGGCCTCCTCCACCACCTTCGCCGCGCTGCGGACGGCGAGCTGCTCCAGCTCGCCGACGATGCGCAGGCGCGCCTCGTGCTCGCGGACGGCCAGCTCGAGGGCGGCGGCGCGGGCGGACTCCTCGGCGCGGCCGTCGCGGGCGCGGCGCTCGGCGGCGGCGGACCGGCGCCAGAGCACGACCGCCGCCACCGCGGCGATCAGGGCGAGGACGAGGACGACTTCGAGCACGACGGCCTCCGGGGCTTCAGGGGAACGGCGCGGGGAGACGCCGGAGAGCGATGGTACCCGCGAGCGGGCCGCGGAGCCTCCAGGCGCGGCGGGGGCTTGCGGTCAGGCGTCGCGGCGGCTGCGCGCGACGGTGAACTTCGCGCTCCGCTCGATGATCTTGGTCGAGCCGACCGAGCGGCGCAGCTCGGCGGGGTGCGCGAGGTGCGAGTTGAAGACCGTCCACAGCTCGCCGCCGGGACGGAGGATGCGGCCGGCCGCCTGGATCATCCGGCGGGCGACCAGGTCGGTCACGGCGCCGTCGGAGTGGAAGGGCGGGTTGCAGAGCACGACGTCGACCGAGGCGTCCGTGAGCGTGGACGCGTTGTCGTCGCGGAGCAGCCGGATCCGGTCGCCGAGGCCGTTCGCCTCGGCCGTGAGTCCGGCCGAGTCGACGGCCGCACGGGAGCTGTCGGTCGCGAGCACGTCGAGGTCCGGCCGGGCGAGGGCGAGCGAGGCGGCGAGGACTCCGGAGCCGCAGCCGAGGTCGACCGCGACTCCCCCGGGCAGCGCCGAGGGGTCGAGTGCGGCGAGCAGGGCGCGCGTGCCGAGGTCGAGCTTCGCGCCGGCGAAGACGCCCGGCAGCGCGACCACCTCGAGCCCGATGTCGCCGAGGCGGCGGCGCTCGGCCCCCGGGGCCGCGGGCTGGTCGGCGAGCGCCTCGCTCGCCAGCAGGGCGCGCGACTTCTGCCGGGCGAGGCTGACGTCGATCCGCCCGTAGCGGCGCGCCAGCACGTCGTTCATGCCGAGCGACATGTGCTTGATCCGGCCGGCGGCGATGAGCTGCGCGGCCGGGTTCGCGAGCGCGACCTCGGCCGCGATCGCGGCGAGGGCGTCGAGGGAGCGCGGGAGGCGCAGCAGCACCAGCTCGGCGCCGTCGACGGCCTGCGCGATCGACTCGGCGACGATGAACGGGGCGAGCTCGATGCCGGCGGTGCGGACCGCCTCGGCGTTCGCGGCCAGGGCGTGCTCGGCGGTGATCGAGTCCTGCGCGGAGGAGACGGAGACGCCGTCCGCGGCGAGGGCCAGCGTGAGCGCGCCGTAGGCGTCGCCGACGACGGCGACGCGGGA
Coding sequences:
- a CDS encoding MDR family MFS transporter gives rise to the protein MTDSPTRASVGLRSERGPILLALMISTALVALDATILSTAVPSIVADLGGFEQFPWLFSVYLLAQAVSVPLYGKLSDVVGRKPIMLIGIGLFLLGSLLCGLAWSMPALIAFRALQGLGAGAIQPMGITIAGDIYTVAERAKTQGYLASVWGISSVVGPTLGGVLSDLGAWRWIFLVNIPLCLLAAFLLVRSFRETTRGERTPLDLAGASVLAVGTALLILGLLEGGNAWPWLSPAGVGVFVVAALAFAGFVAIERRAVAPVLPLWVLTRRVLVSTSLVSVTVGAITLGVTSYFPTFAQGVLGSSALGAGFAVAAMTLGWPVAASLSGRLYLRIGFRRTAFIGASLVTVGTGLTILLGASSSLWEIAGFCVLIGAGMGLVATPTLIRAQASVEWNERGVVSSTNFFARNIGSAVAVAVFGAIVNAQAGGGDPTPEGLAAGTRFVCIALTVLAVGMLFAVRAMPKDAPRPADAPATSPAES
- a CDS encoding LON peptidase substrate-binding domain-containing protein, giving the protein MFPLGSVLLPHMPLPLRLFEPRYLRMLGDVLEDESLSFGVVLIERGQEVGGGDQRFPVGAVAKILNIDGAESFVTIDSVGEERFEVVRWYDDDPYPKAEVRTLPPLEWAPEHEELLRSAESAVRTALAVASEFVEQRYGAVVELAEDPTAHAWQLAGVAPVTELDRLAFLRSSSMTELLEAVRERSAEATESFRAGWA
- a CDS encoding bifunctional 3'-5' exonuclease/DNA polymerase, with protein sequence MLFALTGGPTGEWRAVAADGSSAQVGGGRGPAELAAFVREHEAARPRWVWDDTARWYPVLLAEGVHVARCHDLRLARAILRRSEQTARSPLALAAPDAWDGGAAAPAAGDTLLGFEEAPAETDELDPLVELARQEEAQASAAEGGRLRLLLAAESVGALIAREIAAAGLPWRADVHDRVLTELLGPRPQFGGRPARLEALAEAVRRELGAPELNPDSPADLVRALRRAGLAVESTRSWELQSIEHPVIAPLLEYKKLSRLLTANGWAWLDAWVHEGRFRPEYVVGGVVTGRWATSGGGALQLPRQIRAAVTADAGWKLVVADAAQLEPRILAALAGDTVMAAAGRGKDLYQGIVDAGVVPDRPRAKVAMLGAMYGATSGEAGRLMPRLARAYPRSVAHVEAAARAGERGEPVSTWLGRSSPPGDAEATGQRARDWGRFTRNFVVQGTAAEWALCWMGELRARLRTEGSGTAHLVYFLHDEVIVHAPAGEAERVAAIVREAAVRAGRALFGDQDVDFPVTVAIADAYDEAK
- a CDS encoding PadR family transcriptional regulator, which gives rise to MSVRDGLLALLTLGPAYGLQLHAELLDRAAHRRRVNVGQIYSTLDRLRERGLVSGAGATEDGLPLHALTDEGRAEALAWLSGDGASPDEDWDDVLDRILLASSLSAADLDAVLEAYATTLPGEQEVPGEQEVVDEHPQRRLAARAVLVRDDALRRLLDAARDELSGGDDGTTVRGFALGRPRRGRRAAAKDDPSAEEPVGARIHRDETGAGAVA
- a CDS encoding glycosyltransferase, yielding MDSRRLSVVVPVKDDARHLERLLALLAEQTLTPFEIVVVDDGSTDDSADIARAAGARVIVHGGSGIPASTAHGFDEAHGDVLARLDADSQPDRHWLARIAAHFADPAVGAVTGPGRFVELGPVAQVLARIVYMDAYFVLMGSALANWPLFGSNCAVRRSAWAEIAEEMHRDDPYVHDDVEISVHLGLRHRIVYDRHLEVGISARPFGAPADMVRRLDRALHTLRRHPGLGDPVQRWIHRTRRRHLERLRTVAAARRGLR